From one Lysinibacillus sp. G4S2 genomic stretch:
- a CDS encoding CPBP family intramembrane glutamic endopeptidase, with protein sequence MIELSSREHYKLLSQIVLGLTPFLILGLMLIAIFRWGEIIPFIVSLFVPNDHSYLFVTLLGLLVGTIIVLIVVGLIIKTKTELPQTESAEIINKIMKTSSGIAVSSLGGSFFEEFFFRGVLIGLFIGYHHIIDGVVIIFSSFLFWIIHIPQYKGVYLAYVLVLINGLIFALLFYFTSSLIPSMIAHAIYNFGIGIYFIKSK encoded by the coding sequence ATGATTGAATTAAGTTCGAGAGAGCATTATAAATTATTGAGTCAAATTGTATTAGGATTAACTCCTTTCTTAATATTAGGTTTAATGCTTATAGCGATCTTTAGATGGGGAGAAATCATACCCTTTATTGTTTCGTTGTTTGTTCCCAATGATCACTCGTACCTTTTTGTTACCTTACTAGGTTTGCTTGTTGGTACGATTATAGTATTAATTGTAGTTGGTCTCATAATTAAAACAAAAACAGAGCTTCCTCAAACTGAAAGCGCAGAAATAATAAATAAAATAATGAAGACTTCAAGTGGTATTGCCGTTAGTTCACTAGGGGGAAGCTTTTTTGAAGAGTTTTTCTTCAGGGGTGTACTAATAGGTTTGTTTATTGGTTATCATCATATCATTGATGGAGTCGTAATTATTTTTAGTTCCTTTCTATTTTGGATCATTCATATACCGCAGTATAAAGGTGTTTATTTAGCATACGTATTAGTACTTATTAATGGACTGATATTTGCATTATTGTTTTATTTTACTAGTTCTTTAATTCCTTCAATGATTGCTCATGCTATTTATAACTTTGGAATAGGAATCTACTTTATAAAATCTAAGTAA
- a CDS encoding MerR family transcriptional regulator, with the protein MELTIGKFAKAVNTTIRTLRHYEKIGLLVPSKRNELNQKIYTGDELKKFYNIQLLKSLNLPLYEIKQRLEDPEYSFKEMLEIQEALLLDKRDKINMSLGMMTRIKALLNETGDLTNEDLMLLMNSIRLEEDQRKILNRYFSIDTIDAIIPKSKSQQIALDRLNMRLLSFFQAAIHNELTPESHEVQRELKEIIEMLPVPLEEFYNSNNNLEKQLGIIKAILPVNMTEFLGEAIRVLFNSHHEGKGE; encoded by the coding sequence TTGGAACTTACTATAGGTAAATTTGCAAAAGCAGTTAATACAACGATAAGGACACTTAGACATTATGAGAAAATAGGTCTACTTGTACCTAGTAAGAGAAATGAATTAAATCAGAAAATTTATACTGGGGATGAATTGAAGAAGTTTTATAACATACAGTTGCTAAAAAGTTTGAACTTACCTTTATACGAAATCAAACAAAGGCTTGAAGACCCAGAGTATTCTTTTAAAGAAATGTTAGAAATTCAGGAAGCTTTACTTCTCGATAAGAGAGATAAAATAAATATGTCATTGGGAATGATGACCAGGATTAAGGCTCTATTAAATGAAACCGGTGATTTAACTAACGAAGATCTTATGTTGCTCATGAATTCTATTCGATTAGAAGAAGATCAAAGAAAAATTTTGAATCGGTATTTCTCAATAGATACAATTGATGCTATTATTCCCAAAAGTAAATCTCAACAAATAGCATTAGATAGGCTGAATATGAGGTTGTTATCTTTTTTTCAAGCAGCAATCCACAATGAACTAACCCCTGAAAGTCACGAAGTACAGAGAGAATTAAAAGAAATAATAGAAATGCTTCCTGTACCTTTAGAAGAGTTTTATAATTCCAATAATAATTTAGAAAAACAATTGGGAATTATTAAAGCCATATTACCTGTTAATATGACTGAGTTTTTAGGAGAAGCGATTCGTGTATTGTTTAACAGTCATCATGAGGGAAAAGGAGAATAA
- a CDS encoding competence protein ComK has translation MQNDDIMSGETMLYMPEYDAYGNLCTRVIERDYQYISKLSPTKLMDYNLRYFGSSLRGAFDGSKMILGKLNKNPIVVHEGSDIVWFPSKSPLHPECIWLAVHHIEDYQVVDKKSTKVVFMNGKDIIVDLSVRSFEYRIQRAFLLKDKLEKRTKHLLVQHDRVKVYPRVTSHSSVYEDKG, from the coding sequence ATGCAAAATGATGACATTATGAGTGGTGAAACGATGCTGTATATGCCGGAGTATGATGCCTATGGGAACTTGTGTACACGTGTGATAGAAAGAGATTATCAATATATATCAAAATTATCACCGACAAAATTAATGGATTATAATCTACGGTATTTCGGTTCAAGCCTAAGAGGGGCATTCGATGGTTCGAAAATGATACTTGGAAAGCTGAATAAAAATCCAATAGTGGTTCATGAAGGGAGTGATATTGTATGGTTTCCAAGTAAATCTCCTTTACATCCTGAATGTATATGGTTGGCTGTCCATCATATTGAGGACTATCAAGTTGTGGATAAAAAGAGTACAAAAGTAGTTTTTATGAACGGCAAGGACATTATTGTGGATTTAAGTGTTAGATCATTTGAATACAGAATTCAAAGAGCGTTTTTACTAAAGGATAAACTAGAGAAACGAACAAAACACTTACTAGTACAACATGATCGAGTGAAAGTATATCCACGCGTGACAAGCCACAGTTCTGTATATGAGGATAAAGGTTAA
- the prfB gene encoding peptide chain release factor 2 (programmed frameshift), with translation MELADVRNALDTSAKKLADFRGSLDLENKEARMQELDEMMLEPGFWDDQQGAQVIINEGNGLKAIVNEYKDLVETYENLDMTLELLREEPDEELQEELGTELVEFQQKMGDFELQLLLSGPYDQNNAILELHPGAGGTESQDWGSMLLRMYTRWAEKRGFKVETVDYLPGDEAGIKSVTLSIKGHNAYGYLQAEKGVHRLVRISPFDSSGRRHTSFVSCDVMPEFDDNIEIDIRTEDLKIDTYRATGAGGQHINTTDSAVRITHIPTGTVVQCQAERSQIKNREKAMTMLKGKLYQLEIDKQQAQLDEIRGEQKEIGWGSQIRSYVFHPYSMVKDHRTNEETGNVGAVMDGDVDPFINAYLRSKIG, from the exons ATAGAATTAGCAGATGTACGTAACGCGTTAGACACTTCAGCCAAAAAATTGGCGGATTTTAGGGGGTCTCTT GACTTAGAAAACAAAGAGGCACGCATGCAGGAATTAGATGAAATGATGCTTGAGCCAGGCTTCTGGGATGATCAGCAAGGCGCACAAGTAATCATTAATGAGGGTAATGGCTTAAAGGCAATTGTGAATGAATATAAAGATTTAGTGGAAACATATGAGAACTTAGATATGACGCTAGAGCTATTGCGAGAAGAGCCTGATGAAGAATTGCAGGAGGAGCTGGGCACAGAATTAGTAGAATTCCAGCAAAAAATGGGCGATTTTGAGCTGCAATTACTATTAAGTGGTCCATATGATCAAAACAATGCGATTTTAGAGTTGCACCCAGGAGCTGGTGGTACGGAATCTCAGGATTGGGGCTCAATGTTACTTCGTATGTACACACGTTGGGCAGAAAAACGTGGCTTTAAAGTCGAAACAGTTGATTATCTTCCAGGGGATGAAGCAGGTATTAAATCTGTAACATTGTCCATTAAGGGTCATAATGCTTACGGCTATTTGCAAGCAGAAAAAGGTGTCCATCGTTTAGTGCGTATTTCACCGTTTGACTCTTCTGGTCGTCGTCATACATCATTCGTTTCTTGTGATGTTATGCCTGAATTCGATGATAATATTGAAATTGATATTCGCACAGAGGATTTAAAAATTGATACGTATCGTGCAACAGGAGCAGGTGGTCAGCATATTAATACGACAGATTCAGCTGTTCGTATTACGCACATCCCGACTGGTACCGTCGTACAATGTCAGGCAGAACGTTCACAAATTAAAAACCGTGAAAAAGCAATGACGATGTTAAAAGGGAAACTCTATCAATTAGAGATCGATAAGCAGCAGGCACAGCTAGATGAAATCCGTGGTGAACAGAAGGAAATCGGCTGGGGCTCACAAATTCGTTCATATGTATTCCATCCATATTCAATGGTAAAGGATCATCGTACAAATGAAGAAACAGGTAATGTAGGAGCGGTGATGGATGGTGATGTAGATCCATTCATTAATGCATACTTACGTTCAAAAATAGGGTAA
- a CDS encoding competence protein ComK, producing the protein MPANYVNGYLMSFNTYLLQPIQYDSKIFTRVIDKHNELIVTRKPLHILRKSCISLGTTYEAAKHSAKRFFGNQHKLPIVVAYDYGYPCIFLPTYSPNSVHNIWIGLHAISNIVPSKTGCIVTLKNDKQIELPIQYASISKQFVNASMLYKHYMNERKQLSQDNPYHPPF; encoded by the coding sequence ATGCCAGCAAATTATGTCAATGGATATTTAATGTCTTTCAACACCTATTTACTTCAACCAATTCAGTACGACTCTAAAATTTTCACACGGGTAATCGACAAGCATAATGAACTCATCGTCACACGGAAGCCACTGCATATATTACGAAAATCTTGCATTTCACTCGGAACAACCTATGAGGCAGCAAAACATTCCGCCAAACGCTTCTTCGGTAATCAACATAAACTTCCAATCGTTGTTGCTTATGATTATGGTTACCCTTGTATTTTTCTACCAACTTATTCGCCAAACTCTGTCCACAATATTTGGATCGGGCTACACGCCATTTCGAATATTGTACCGAGTAAAACGGGCTGTATCGTCACACTAAAAAATGATAAACAAATTGAACTACCCATTCAATATGCTTCTATTAGCAAACAATTTGTCAATGCATCGATGCTTTATAAGCATTACATGAATGAACGTAAGCAGCTTAGTCAAGACAATCCATATCATCCACCTTTTTGA
- a CDS encoding IDEAL domain-containing protein yields the protein MDKYYSYTDFLKAVGQSKKVDEAEKLLNEIYLDLFLNHIQRMHREEQLMVLIDRALDEKDEKAFHLYATELKVLHEVASE from the coding sequence TTGGATAAATATTATTCGTATACAGATTTTCTAAAAGCCGTTGGTCAGTCAAAGAAAGTGGATGAGGCAGAGAAATTATTGAACGAGATTTATTTAGATTTATTTTTAAATCATATCCAGCGTATGCATCGTGAAGAGCAGCTCATGGTTCTGATAGATAGAGCACTCGATGAAAAAGATGAAAAGGCATTTCATCTATACGCAACCGAACTAAAAGTCTTACACGAAGTAGCAAGTGAATAA
- the uvrB gene encoding excinuclease ABC subunit UvrB: MQTFDLQAPYTPNGDQPQAIAELVEGVLAGKRHQTLLGATGTGKTFTISNVIKEVKKPTLIMAHNKTLAGQLYSEFKEFFPNNAVEYFVSYYDYFQPEAYVPQTDTYIEKDSSINDEIDKLRHSATSSLFEREDVIIIASVSCIYGLGSPEEYREMVVSVRTGMEIERNQLLRKLVDVQYERNDVSFTRGTFRVRGDVVEILPASRDEHCIRVEFFGDEIDRIREVDALTGEILGDRDHVAIFPASHFVTREEKLLKAIENIEKELEERLALLRAEDKLLEAQRLEQRTRYDLEMMREMGFCSGIENYSRHLTLREAGATPYTLFDYFPEDFLLVVDESHVTLPQVRGMFNGDQARKGVLVEHGFRLPSALDNRPLRFEEYEKRIHQAIYVSATPGPYELEHTPEMAQQIIRPTGLLDPQIDVRPIEGQIDDLIDEIQGRIACDERVLVTTLTKKMSEDLSAYLKEMGLKVEYLHSEIKTLERIEIIRELRKGTYDVLIGINLLREGLDIPEVSLVAILDADKEGFLRSERSLIQTIGRAARNANGHVIMYADNMTDSMKKAIEETKRRRTLQMAYNEEHGITPKTIVKKIPDVIRATQVAEEEESYVAKATKGKKLTKAEREQLLATLEVEMKEAAKALDFERAAELRDTIFELKVEG, translated from the coding sequence GTGCAAACATTTGATTTACAAGCGCCATATACGCCTAATGGGGATCAGCCACAGGCAATTGCGGAATTAGTGGAGGGTGTACTTGCAGGTAAACGTCATCAAACATTGCTCGGTGCAACAGGAACAGGAAAAACGTTTACGATTTCTAATGTCATTAAAGAGGTAAAAAAACCGACACTTATTATGGCGCACAATAAAACATTAGCGGGTCAATTATATAGTGAGTTTAAAGAGTTCTTCCCTAATAATGCAGTTGAATACTTTGTCAGCTACTATGATTACTTTCAGCCAGAGGCCTATGTGCCACAGACGGATACTTATATCGAGAAAGATTCAAGCATTAATGATGAAATTGATAAGTTACGTCACTCTGCGACATCTTCATTATTTGAGCGTGAGGATGTCATTATTATTGCGTCCGTGTCCTGTATATATGGTTTAGGTTCTCCAGAAGAGTATCGCGAAATGGTCGTGTCAGTGCGTACCGGAATGGAAATTGAACGTAATCAATTGCTTCGAAAGCTAGTCGATGTACAGTATGAGCGTAATGATGTGAGTTTTACGCGTGGGACGTTTCGGGTACGTGGAGATGTAGTGGAAATATTACCAGCATCCCGTGATGAACATTGTATTCGTGTGGAGTTTTTCGGAGACGAGATAGATCGAATTCGCGAGGTAGATGCGTTAACGGGTGAAATTTTAGGGGATCGTGACCATGTCGCTATTTTCCCAGCATCCCACTTCGTTACACGAGAAGAAAAACTGCTAAAAGCCATTGAAAATATTGAAAAAGAGTTGGAGGAGCGCCTAGCTCTTTTACGTGCGGAGGATAAATTATTGGAGGCGCAGCGTTTAGAGCAGCGTACTCGCTATGATTTAGAAATGATGCGTGAAATGGGCTTCTGCTCAGGGATTGAAAACTACTCGCGTCATTTAACATTGCGTGAAGCGGGGGCAACTCCATATACGTTATTTGATTATTTCCCAGAGGATTTTTTACTTGTTGTCGATGAAAGTCATGTGACATTGCCACAGGTTCGAGGAATGTTTAATGGTGACCAAGCACGTAAAGGTGTGTTGGTAGAGCACGGCTTCCGTTTGCCATCAGCACTAGATAACCGTCCTTTACGCTTTGAGGAATATGAGAAACGTATTCATCAAGCCATTTATGTCTCGGCAACACCTGGCCCATATGAGCTTGAGCATACGCCGGAAATGGCGCAGCAAATTATTCGTCCAACTGGGCTGCTTGATCCACAAATTGACGTACGTCCTATTGAAGGACAAATTGATGACTTAATCGATGAAATTCAAGGACGTATTGCTTGTGATGAGCGGGTACTCGTGACAACATTGACGAAAAAAATGTCTGAGGATTTATCAGCTTATTTGAAAGAAATGGGCTTAAAAGTGGAATACTTGCATTCAGAGATTAAGACACTAGAGCGAATTGAAATTATTCGTGAGCTTCGCAAAGGTACTTATGATGTTCTAATTGGTATTAACCTATTGAGGGAAGGGCTAGATATTCCTGAGGTTTCTCTTGTCGCTATTTTAGATGCTGACAAGGAAGGGTTTTTACGTTCAGAGCGTTCACTCATTCAAACAATTGGACGTGCTGCACGTAATGCCAATGGTCATGTCATTATGTACGCAGATAATATGACGGACTCTATGAAAAAGGCGATTGAGGAAACGAAACGTCGTCGAACACTGCAAATGGCATATAACGAAGAACATGGCATTACACCGAAAACGATTGTTAAGAAGATTCCTGATGTTATTCGTGCGACACAGGTGGCAGAGGAAGAAGAGTCTTATGTAGCGAAGGCAACAAAAGGTAAGAAGCTGACGAAGGCGGAAAGAGAGCAGTTACTTGCTACGCTAGAAGTAGAAATGAAGGAAGCAGCAAAAGCGCTAGATTTCGAACGTGCTGCTGAGCTGCGCGATACAATATTTGAATTGAAGGTAGAAGGGTGA